A genome region from Ralstonia solanacearum K60 includes the following:
- a CDS encoding nitrate/sulfonate/bicarbonate ABC transporter ATP-binding protein — translation MATNGESVIELRGVSKIFRTADRTDRAVLEGVDLNLREGEIVAMLGKSGSGKSTLLRIMAGLVRADRGKVLFRGNEYAGPVQGIAMVFQSFALFPWLTVQQNVELGLEAQGVLKAEREARAEAAIDLIGLSGFNSALPRELSGGMRQRVGIARALVTEPDLLLMDEAFSALDVLTGENLRDEMLDLWEDRRTKIKAILIVSHNIEEAVMMADRIVILSSDPGRIRAEVRVPFPRPRNRDSSAVRNLIDEVYGLMTTPERVGVRVGAEPAAEQLAYRLPEAEIGQMEAILDLLVEAPFNGRADLPHLAEEAGVTDDDLLPACEALALLQLATIERGDIIVTPFGKTYMETEPPERKVLFGQKLLERVALAAHIRTELEASEDGEIREEQILRELEAYLKPEEAERVLKIGIEWGRYGEVYEYVYNTGMLTLPREERGEREAEDGGDGAAAA, via the coding sequence ATGGCCACCAACGGTGAATCCGTCATCGAACTGCGCGGCGTCTCGAAGATCTTCCGCACGGCAGACCGCACCGATCGCGCGGTGCTCGAAGGCGTGGACCTCAACCTGCGCGAGGGCGAGATCGTCGCCATGCTGGGCAAGTCCGGCTCCGGCAAGTCCACGCTGCTGCGCATCATGGCGGGCCTGGTGCGCGCCGACCGCGGCAAGGTGCTGTTTCGCGGCAACGAATATGCCGGTCCGGTGCAGGGCATCGCCATGGTGTTCCAGTCGTTCGCGCTGTTTCCGTGGCTGACGGTGCAGCAGAACGTGGAGCTGGGCCTGGAGGCCCAGGGCGTGCTCAAGGCCGAGCGCGAGGCGCGTGCCGAGGCGGCCATCGACCTGATCGGCCTGTCGGGCTTCAACAGCGCCCTGCCGCGCGAGCTGTCGGGCGGCATGCGTCAGCGCGTGGGCATTGCGCGGGCGCTGGTGACCGAGCCCGACCTGCTGCTGATGGACGAAGCGTTCTCCGCGCTGGACGTGCTGACCGGCGAGAATCTGCGCGACGAAATGCTCGATCTGTGGGAGGACCGCCGCACCAAGATCAAGGCCATCCTGATCGTCTCGCACAACATCGAAGAGGCGGTGATGATGGCCGACCGCATCGTCATCCTCTCCAGCGATCCGGGCCGCATCCGCGCCGAGGTGCGCGTGCCCTTCCCGCGCCCGCGCAACCGCGATTCGTCCGCGGTGCGCAACCTGATCGACGAGGTGTACGGCCTGATGACCACGCCCGAGCGCGTGGGCGTGCGCGTGGGCGCCGAGCCCGCCGCCGAGCAGCTCGCCTACCGCTTGCCCGAAGCCGAGATCGGCCAGATGGAGGCCATCCTCGACCTGCTGGTGGAGGCGCCTTTCAACGGCCGCGCCGACCTGCCGCACCTGGCCGAAGAAGCCGGTGTCACCGACGACGACCTGCTGCCTGCCTGCGAAGCGCTCGCCCTGCTGCAGCTGGCCACCATCGAGCGCGGCGACATCATCGTCACCCCGTTCGGCAAGACCTACATGGAAACCGAGCCGCCCGAGCGCAAGGTGCTGTTCGGCCAGAAGCTGCTGGAGCGCGTGGCCCTGGCCGCGCACATCCGCACCGAGCTGGAGGCCAGCGAGGACGGCGAGATCCGCGAAGAGCAGATCCTGCGCGAGCTGGAGGCCTACCTCAAGCCCGAAGAAGCCGAGCGCGTGCTGAAGATCGGCATCGAGTGGGGCCGCTACGGCGAGGTGTACGAATACGTGTACAACACCGGGATGCTGACGCTGCCGCGCGAGGAGCGCGGAGAGCGTGAAGCCGAAGACGGCGGCGACGGCGCGGCGGCGGCCTGA